In Centroberyx gerrardi isolate f3 chromosome 14, fCenGer3.hap1.cur.20231027, whole genome shotgun sequence, the genomic stretch CATCTTTCTGCTCcagctgtcagtctgtcagtgaagACAGTCCAGatgtttttttatctgttttcttctcAATACGTTCAATATGATCCTCTGTGTTATCGTCACTTCTCTGATTGTCTATTTCTTATTTATATCTCATTCTCTACTGCTGCAGTGATACAGTttctccacagggatcaataaggTTTCATCTGACCAAATCTAAtataatctagtctagtctagtctagtctagtctagtctagtctagtctagtctctTCTCTGTGCAGCGTCCTGAAACACTTTACTGTCTTTAAATCTTTCTTGAATCCCATTTTGACAGATTTACTTTAAATCTTTTCTGGATACTAgtcagttttgttttgaatgttcCCTATTTTTATCACAagattacattaaattaaattaaaaagtttaatgatcctgtggggaaactgggccgCTTCAGCAGCAAATAGGAAACAGCAAaggataatgacaaaaaaacaagggaCAGAATATTAAACTTCACACAAGTGACAATTACAACATTAGAACATAAGTAGAGAACATAAgtagaaatataataatataataaaatagaatTAAAAGTATGAAACTATGCAATTCAGCGTTTTGCAGAATGAGCAAAACAACAGAAGTCACGGTCGAACAATGAATGGAAAATGTTCGACATGAAAATATACCTGAAGTatgaaatacatgaaaaaatataaaaatatcaattGACAGTTCATCAATATCAGCATGAAGAGAATATGTGATTCCTCCAGTCTCTCAGTGTGAAAACAGGTTCTATTATATTTCTGTGTTTccgtgtgattgacagctgtggACGGGTGGGGCGGGACAAGAAGTGGGTCCAGCTGGGACAGGAAGTGGCTGTTTACTGTAGAGACGAGCCGGGCCTccaaacaggaaacaggaagtcacTGAAATGACAACGCCGCTGTCGCCCCCGGCAACCCACCATGACCCCCGACCCCCGGGACGCACCACATcaaagagagcgggagagaggattcacacacacacacacacacacacacacacacacacacacacacacacacgtcataaCTCCCCCTGCTGGCTGTGGAGGGACAGGAAACAGACTGACCCAGATAGACTGATtcagaacaacacacacacactcactcacacacacacacacacacacacacacacacacacacacacgtgcatgaaaatgaaaaacaatgctGGTTGAAGCTTTAAAGAAGAAACTTTTCACAGAATTCACAGATTTCCAACAACAGACaccggcggccatgttggctccacagtCCTGCTCCATGCCTGTTTCCATAGTAACCACCTGTCACCATGGTGATAGACTCGTcattctgtcactgtgtctcTAAAGACTCTAAAGGGGAAACTCGgacgacttgggaagaacgttctccaccaGGACACCAGGATCCGCTCGGCATTGTGGGATTGTCCGGCTGCAGGAGGCTGCCATGCTGAAGctgttacagtttttctcgatctcttacacactataactgggcctattaaCTCAACATCCCAAACCATGACGCCATCTACCAGAAGACagacccatttcccaaaactataaacactattcccctgtttccacacacgattcagatttgttgaactttttgtgaaaaactctacacacaaatcccttcatatatcaccGGCTGCACCgtgtgctcatttagaaagcaccggcattcaatatcattaactcaagtcCTCACAGCTCGaacccaattaacacacaaCTCCCCAGGTGGAAACACTAAGAGTCtaaattgttcacacaccaatcagaagctCAGGATAGACAGATCAAAGGGCCGtgggtcagttcacttgttgtgtgatgtgatgctgatgagactctctggcctgacccagaccagagacgggatgctgaggcagaataaatgtcatttctttctttatgtacccactgtcttttttttcattggtttatattggtaaatacatggaaattattttactgtattctacgttctttatcagttgcatatttttacagtacatttactttttcactcaatttcagtttattttactacagtacactgaggaattaaacattttgaaaatgtatacatgtgttgtgtgtttatattgtgttcatcatgtaaagaggttgttctgggggaaaacataagctccattattcattgcagtaacaggtttttacagtagtgttttgaattgatctctCCAGtgtgtaaaggctgttttgtagtgtgtgtgtgtgtgtttgatggctgttgtgtgatgtctgaaggcaaagtttggtttagatgtGAGATCacatggttttgagtggagagtttggttttgacatggaagtttgaagtttgtgaagatgagtgtgcagttatgcatttgtgtttagagttttgggaaatggagcataatttcaagaaatgtgtcttggcaATCAAGAAAAACTGTAACACTGAAGGGTCAGAGCTGCTGGAACCGGTTTTCAGAGACGTGAACTGATATCTGCAGAAGACAGAACACCAGACTTCACCTCCACACAGAGGGTAGGAGTTGAACTGCCGAGGTTTTAGACACTAAATCAATATTGTGTTATTCTGGGTTAAAAACCAGAAGTCGGTGAACGTCACTGGATGTTTTACAGGGACAGAGACTGGAACTGGGGAAGCGTCACCTggtctcactgtgtgtgtatgtggctctGGACGGTTAGTCGACCTGCTGAAGTTCGTTTGAGCAGAGAAACTGAAGCAAAAcctgctgggggggggggggggggggggggtttaaatagaaaataaagacattatTCCTCATCATCAGAGGAAAgctctgctgccctctgctggaaCACAACAGCTCCCATCCAAACACACCCAGGATCTGAGTGACACTTCTTGTTAGCATTAGTCAATATAAAGTCACATTCACAacatccattcacacacacacacacacacacacacacacagacacacacacacacacagacacacacacacacacacccacagagagagggacacacacacagagagagacacacacacacagagagagacacacacacacacacacacagagatacacacacacacacacacacacacagacacacacacacacacacacacacagagatacacacacacacacacacacacagacacacacacacagcacaaacttCAGCAGAACCAACTATAATCACTGAGTCACTGTGACTCAGGACAGCTTATCTGCTGCTAAGGGTCTatctgttaccatggaaacaaactggCAGTAGGAGggtctaactgttaccatggaaacacacTGGCAGGAGGAGggtctaactgttaccatggaaacacacTGGCAGGAGGAGggtctaactgttaccatggaaacacacTGGCAGGAGGAGGGTCTAACCTTCTTCTGTTGTGAGGGAAACAAGACGCATAAAAGacaaatattgttgttgttttttgtttttatttatatataaaatttGTTTGAAACATAAAGATtctctaaaaaaacaaatccataaAGGTCTAAGGACATGATACATGATATTAAAGTAAACATGTTAACATCATAGACAGACTATATGCACTACATAAACAATAatctgttaccatggaaacaaattcataataacaataatagcaATAACTGACGTACAAAAATCCCTTTTGTTTGATCTTGACGACAGATTCACTGCAGAGCCGAACACAGTTTGGTCAATGtaggtttgttgttgttttgatggcagccatgttggctccaccgTCCTGCTCTGTGGCTGTTGCTATAGTAACTGGTGATTCGGTTGTTCTCGTCACCATGGTGATGTCATGGAGGATGACGCTCCACAGTAACGTCTTcgctctgcagcagcagacgGTTCCTCACGTTCAGTTTATTAACGACTCAGCAGTTTCCGCTCCAACATCAGAGACAGACGAGGCTTTCTATTGGACGACAGCTTCAATCCTTAAATCTCATTTCCCATATTTCCCTTtttgtgaaagacagagggaaaagagaaaacctGATTTGTGTTccagagaggaaagacagaggaaccggacagacaggagggaaacGTTACGACCACAAATATGATCCTGTGGCATAAAGTCCAGTCCAGGTTCTCCAAGGTTCTCCGAGGTTCTCCTGTGGGTCTGAAGGCTCAGGAGGTTTAACTGAGAAGACTGAAcctgcagcagcttcagtttCCACCAGGCGGAGCTGCAGAGCGCCGGGCCGCCTGAGCAGAGCTTCAGTCCCACAGAACCACCAGGAACCTAGTCTCTGGTCCTGGACTGCTTTgctttttttagaactttaaaattgtttaaagaaaggTGATTGTTAAATCTGTTAAAGGATTGACTGAgattgagtctgatgaaaggttttgattgtaaaactccttgttcacaaatccagtttggaccaaactctctgaagaaattaactgcagactctgagattttgaaattgcagaagttcatgtTGTTCTCCACAGTGAGTCACACTGGTTCCTCCAGACCAAACTGTCTGTCGGCTCTGACCGGCGGCCGTCAGACCGAAGACTCAGACCAGAATAACAGACGCTTCtgagaaagtgaaaaaataagaaacaaagaacaaaaaaaaaacaatttcacaacAAAATAGATTCTTCAAGTGGACAACAGACTGAAACTCTGAACCCAAAGTGTAAAAAGGAAACGTGACGCCTTCAGAAAAATAGATTCTCCTGTTTGAACTGAGGTCATCGCTGCTGAAGTCGGATCGTTAGACGTTCGATTATTCAGGTCTTAAGGCGGGACGCATGAGCAACTTTTTCAGGCAATGTAGACGGGCGACGTTGCGTTTCCCTCTGAAGTTAAAGTTCAGAGGGAAATGTAGTTTTTCAGATATTTAACAGGAGGAATGCATGGAGGAATATTTGTCTTTAAGGTCTGAAACTATTAAAATCTCTCCAGCACACGGCGTCCTATAGATTTATGTACAATTCATATTTACAGGAATAAAGTGAAAACAGCAGTAAGTGAGTCTGTGTTTTAACGCTCTGTGGGAACATGGAGCTGCAGAGAGTCAGCAGGAGGAAACTGTCTGACCtgtgaggacttcattacccagaaaccctTAGTGGTGACGTCAGTGAAGTCTGCGCCGCTCTCTACCGAAGGAAACTaaaggaagcagagaggaggtcTAACGCTGCTGAGTCAGCGTTCTCTGCTGCTGCGCAGGAGACCGACGCTCTGCtgccgcatcacttcctgtttacgCTGAGacgacatcacttcctgtttacactcAGAAGACGCTGCAGCTTTACAGCAAAATCTGGATCAGAGCAGATTTAAATAAAGATGTGTTCTGTCAatcaaaacaagacaaactCAGCTGAACAACATGAACTGTCCCTTTTAACAGTTTAATAAACAGCTTTAGTCCTTTAACAGGTTCCGGTCCTGTAGAAACCTCTTATGTCCAAGTTCACCCTGAAGTCGTCTCCCATGTGTTCAAACTGCTGATCCTGGACCAGACGAACCTCTGATGTGTTGTTACATATCAGATGTGAGAATATTGTGTTTGGAGACGGCAGGTTTCTACAGGACAGAGACCTGCTGTGGAAACACGTCACATGACCTGATGAAGACGACAGCAGTCTCCTGGTTTTGTCTGTATGAACTCAGACGATCTGCTGCCATCTATTTGCATACTGGAACAGTGGAGGGCTGCATCACATGGCCACCTAGGGCTGCTGTGATTGGccgagaaggaggaagaaccgTCAGTACGGTGGAATAATGACCAGGCTGCAGGTCCAGCAGGGTCTGGCGGGTCCAGCAGGGTCTGGCGGGTCCAGCAGGGTCTGGAGGGTCCAGCAGGGTCTGGAGGGTCCAGCAGGGTCTGGCGGGTCCAGCAGGATCTGGAGGGTCCAGCAGGATCTGGCGGGTCCagcagtttccattcaaatttcATCTCGTCTGTTTTTTTGATGTTTGACTATAAAAAGTTTGTTTTGATTCTTTGACTCAAACTGGATCACAGCATCACCGGCCTCAGGTAAATTAATAATCAGTTGGACTCCAGAACACAGGAGTACTGGTCCAGATGCTAGCCACGGCCCAGACCGGACCGGACCCAGACCAGACCGGATCGAACCCAGACTGGACCCAGACCGGACCGGACCCAGACCAGACCGGATCGAACCCAGACCGGACCCAGACCGGACCGGACCCAGACCAGACCGGATCGAACCCAGACCGGACCCAGACCAGACCGGACCCAGACCGGACCCAGACCGGACccagaccggaccggaccggtgTTCAGTCTGATCTGAGTATAAGTGCAGCATCTCAGCTGACCGGACTGCAGGAAGCTTTGGGACACAGAGAGGAAGTGATGAGGTGTTCTGAGGACCAATGAGGTGCAGGTTTGCTCCCTGACGGCCAATAAGGTGTCGGGCGCTGCCAacaaacagccaatgagctgctCTTCTGCTCGGTTTGTCAGAGGGTCGACATGGAGCTTCTGCAGCGTTGTCATGGAAACTCTACAGTTCTGGTGTTGCTGTATGAAGCTGGTTCACAGACCCTGGACCAGCCTCACTTCTAACAACCAATAAGCTGTGGGTTTGCTCTttacagccaatcagcttctgttttgctCAGTCTGTTATTCTGGGTTTGGAGTGATCCAGactgagctgctgcaggtttACAAACTGAACTGATACGGAACCAACCGCTCTGGAACACAGCGGTTACCATAGTAACATGGAACCAGCGTCTCTAGAACACGGCGGTTACCATAGTAACATGGAACCAGCGTCTCTAGAACACGGCGGTTACCATAGTAACATGGAACCAGCGTCTCTAGAACACGGCGGTTACCATAGTTACATGGAACAGGTATTCTAGAACACAGCGGTTACCATAGTAACATGGAACCAGGGTTCTACAATGCAGCGGTTACCATAGTTACACTCTGAGACACGGTTGTTGCCCGCGGCGAGAAGTTTGTGCGTTGttcgttgtgttgtgtttgttttccatggCGACTGATTAAAAACAGTtcttaaaaaactaaaaaacaaaacagcgtTCCGCTCCCAGCGCTGACCAATAACACGCCCCCATGTAATGACATCATCGTCCGGTCCTCAGTGGTCTTCCTCCATGCTGAAGCtacttcttctgctgctggtctTGGACGCTCCGGAGGAGAGCAGCGGgtcgccgccgccgccgtccATCAGGATGTCGCCCAGCCCGTCCAGCGCCGCCAGCCCCATGTCGCCCATCAGGTCCGGGGAGAAAACGGTGGCGGCTCCCCGGGGGTCGTCCAGCTCCGCGAAGCTCAGGGCGTCCAGGTCCAGCGGCGTGGTCACCATGGcgaccgaggaggaggagaacgggggggagaggagggccTGCGGGTTGACGACGACGTCTCCTCCCAACCCCGgatccagagaggaggaggtggaggaggagggaggagtggaggaggaggagaggccatGGAGGCGCGcctgcagctccagctcctacaacaaacaaacaaacaacaaacaaacaacaaacaaacaattagcaaaacaacaaacagcaaacaaacactTACTTGGAGAGTGGAATGATcctgatggaggagagaagaccaacaagaagaagaagagctgaggagaaacacagaaaggaCTTTCtgtgtttcacacacacacacacacacacacacaccacacacacacacacacaccacacacacacacacacacacacacacacacacacctgtatccGCAGCAGCAGCGATCTGTTGGTGTGTTCCAGTTTTCTCTGCCggttctccatctctctggaTCTCTGTTGTTCTTTCTGCAGTTTTCGGATGTAATCCACCGAGGCCTTCAGGATGGTTCCTTTGTTCCAGCGCGActccctgctcacacacacacacacacacacacacacacacacacacacacacacagtacagactgagtacacacacactcaacaaacCACTGCTCCAGCTGACGGATGTTAAATAAAAGAGGTGGAGAGGTACTGACGGGTCGGGGGACTTGGGGATGAGCGCTCCCAGCTCCTTGATCCGGTCGTTGATGTTGAACCTCCTCCGCCTCTCAActgcaaacacaacaacaacaacaacaacaacaacaacaacaacatgacgtTATTATATCTCATTATTCAGTATTCTCAGCCTGCAGAGGAAGCAGCTTCAGCTTGTTGAActgactctgctgctgctgactcagCGTTTCTTTACTAAACACTAAATAAAGATTCTGGAAAAACGTTGATGATGATTCTGTCATCATGTTAACATAGTAATACTGCAGTACTCGCTCAGGTCGTGGTACTACAGACAGATAATACTGCAGTACTCGCTCAGGTCGTGGTACTACAGACAGATAATACCGCAGTACTCGCTCAGGTCGTGGTACTACAGACAGATAATACCGCAGTACTCACTAAGGTTGTGGTACTACAGACAGATAATACCGCAGTACTCGCTCAGGTCGTGGTACTACAGACAGATAATACCGCAGTACTCACTCAGGTTGTGGTACTACAGACAGATAATACCGCAGTACTCACTCAGGTTGTGGTACTACAGACAGATAATACCGCAGTACTCACTCAGGTTGTGGTACTACAGACAGATAATACCGCAGTACTCACTCAGGTTGTGGTACTACAGACAGATAATACCGCAGTACTCACTCAGGTTGTGGTACTACAGACAGATAATACCGCAGTACTCACTCAGGTTGTGGTACTACAGACAGATAATACCGCAGTACTCACTCAGGTTGTGGTACTACAGACAGATAATACTGCAGTACTCACTCAGGTTGTGGTACTACAGACAGATAATACTGCAGTACTCACTCAGGTTGTGGTACTACAGACAGATAATACCGCAGTACTCACTCAGGTTGTGGTTGtccttcttctgtctctctttaatcAGAGCCTTGGTCTCCACATCTACaacaacatgatgtcacataAAGTTCATATAGAGAAATTAGAATATGAATATTTCACTGTtataataaataagaataaaacagaactacagagagaaagaaagaaagagagaagaaagaacgacagagagagaaagaaagaaagagaaagaaagaagaaagaaagaaagaaagaagaaagaaagaaagaaagaaaggagaaagaagagaagaaagatagaaagaaagaaagaagagaaagaaaggaagaaagaaaggaaagaaagagaaagaaagagaaaaaagaagaagaagaataaagagacaagtaaagaaagaaaagaaagaaagagaaagaagaagaagaaagaaaataaagaaaggaagaaagaaagaaagaaagaaagaagagaaagaaaggaagaaaggaagaaagaaagaaataagaaagaatcaaacaaacaaaaaggaaagaaacaagtaACAAAgaaaccataataataataataattaataataataataataatgataataattaataataacaaaGTAAAATAATGAATGTCTTTATTCATATTGACTGAACAGAAACTGGGAACTGATGGTGTGGGGAATAtgactggctgctgtgtgtgtgtgtgtgtgtgtgtgtgtgtgtgtgtgtgtgtgtgtgtgtgtgtgtgtgtgtgtgtggcaggacaGAGGAAGTAAGTGATGATGAATAatgagacagaaggaaagaacagattgaaacaggagagagaaaaaagggaaagaggaagaatcagaaagggagagagagagagagagagagacagacagagagagagagagagagagagagagagggagagagaggggagagagagagagagagagagagagagagagagacagagagagagagagagggagagagagaggagagagagagagagagagagggagagagagagagagagagagggagacagagagagagagagagacagagagagagagagagagagagggagagagagagagagagagagacagagagagagagggagagagagagagagagagagagagagagagagggagagagagagggagagagagagagagagacagagagagagagagagacagagagagagagagagagagagagagagagagagagagggagagagagagggagagagagagagagagacagagagagagagagagacagagagagagagagagagg encodes the following:
- the tfe3a gene encoding transcription factor E3a encodes the protein MSSRVLMRQDLMRQQAREQERREAQQAAASSSSSSSSQLLRPAADSSPISVCSASRPPTQVPVEVLKVQTHLENPTRYHIQQAQRQQVRQYLSATQAAAEPANRPPGASPGRSGSAPQLQPAAGSSPSSPLGSREEMEETVIDDIISLESSLNDEFLTLIDSGLQLANTLPVSGNLLDVYSSAGMATPTVTVSNSCPANLHNVKRELSDVETKALIKERQKKDNHNLIERRRRFNINDRIKELGALIPKSPDPESRWNKGTILKASVDYIRKLQKEQQRSREMENRQRKLEHTNRSLLLRIQELELQARLHGLSSSSTPPSSSTSSSLDPGLGGDVVVNPQALLSPPFSSSSVAMVTTPLDLDALSFAELDDPRGAATVFSPDLMGDMGLAALDGLGDILMDGGGGDPLLSSGASKTSSRRSSFSMEEDH